A part of Senegalia massiliensis genomic DNA contains:
- the ftsH gene encoding ATP-dependent zinc metalloprotease FtsH, with product MRKFFRGISAYLLIFVVIVLVVGLFMDGKAETVQFSYSKFKEEAAKGNIESVTLVKNKVQGTLNDEAKTKFTSYIPEVEKEYYDEVVADTGIKVTAKPDPGTPWYISALPTIFMILIFIVFWFVFMQKSQGGGGRVMSFGKSKAKMHKEDPKNKITFDDVAGLEEEKEELVEVVDFLKNPKKFTHLGARIPKGVLMVGPPGTGKTYLSKATAGEAGVPFFSISGSDFVEMFVGVGASRVRDLFEQAKKSSPCIVFIDEIDAVGRRRGAGLGGGHDEREQTLNQLLVEMDGFGINEGIIIIAATNRPDILDPALLRPGRFDRQVQIGVPDIKGREAILKIHAKGKPLAKDIDLNVIARRTIGFTPADLENLMNESALLSAREDLKEIPMRLLEEAITKVIAGPEKRSRVRSEKENKLTAYHEAGHAVVGKLLPNADPVHMVTIMPRGRAGGFTMSLPTEDRSYMSKTEMEEKIVELLGGRVAEKLVLDDISTGASNDIERATKIARDMVTHYGMSDKLGPMTYGKDDSQVFLGKDIGRSKDYSEEVASEIDHEMRRIVEEAYERAVNILTENIDKLHEVAQKLLEQETLNKDEFNSIFEEKIENQEAYDEESKIDIKNENIGEQNIEDKIVEEDKDIDKEE from the coding sequence TTGAGGAAGTTTTTTAGAGGTATAAGTGCTTATTTACTTATATTCGTAGTTATTGTATTAGTAGTAGGGCTATTTATGGATGGTAAAGCTGAAACTGTACAATTTAGCTATTCAAAATTTAAAGAAGAAGCAGCAAAAGGAAATATAGAATCAGTAACATTGGTTAAAAATAAAGTTCAAGGTACGTTAAATGATGAGGCAAAAACTAAGTTTACTTCATATATACCTGAAGTAGAGAAAGAATATTATGATGAAGTGGTTGCTGATACAGGGATAAAGGTTACTGCTAAACCAGATCCAGGGACTCCTTGGTATATTAGCGCATTACCAACTATATTTATGATACTTATATTTATAGTATTTTGGTTTGTATTTATGCAAAAGTCACAAGGTGGTGGAGGACGAGTAATGTCCTTTGGTAAAAGTAAGGCAAAAATGCATAAAGAAGATCCTAAAAACAAAATTACATTTGATGATGTAGCAGGACTTGAAGAAGAAAAAGAAGAATTAGTTGAAGTAGTTGATTTTCTGAAAAACCCTAAAAAATTCACACATTTAGGTGCTAGAATTCCTAAAGGGGTCTTAATGGTAGGACCTCCAGGAACAGGTAAAACATATCTTTCCAAGGCAACTGCTGGTGAAGCAGGAGTACCATTCTTCAGTATAAGTGGTTCTGACTTTGTAGAAATGTTTGTAGGTGTTGGAGCATCCAGAGTTAGAGACTTATTTGAACAAGCTAAGAAGAGTTCACCTTGTATTGTGTTTATTGATGAAATTGATGCAGTAGGTAGAAGAAGAGGAGCTGGTCTTGGTGGTGGTCATGATGAAAGAGAACAAACACTTAACCAACTTCTTGTGGAAATGGATGGGTTCGGAATAAATGAAGGTATTATAATTATAGCAGCAACAAATAGACCTGATATATTAGACCCTGCTCTTTTAAGACCAGGTAGATTTGATAGACAAGTACAAATTGGCGTTCCAGATATTAAAGGACGTGAAGCTATATTAAAAATTCATGCTAAAGGTAAACCATTAGCTAAAGATATAGATTTAAATGTAATTGCAAGAAGAACTATAGGATTTACTCCAGCAGATTTAGAAAATTTAATGAATGAATCTGCATTACTTTCTGCAAGAGAAGATTTAAAGGAAATACCAATGAGGCTTTTAGAAGAAGCGATTACGAAGGTTATAGCTGGACCTGAGAAACGTAGTAGAGTAAGAAGTGAAAAAGAAAATAAACTTACAGCTTATCACGAAGCTGGTCATGCAGTTGTGGGTAAATTACTTCCGAATGCAGATCCAGTGCATATGGTTACTATAATGCCTAGAGGTAGAGCTGGTGGATTTACTATGAGCTTACCTACAGAAGACAGAAGTTATATGTCTAAAACAGAAATGGAAGAAAAAATTGTTGAATTATTAGGTGGTAGAGTAGCAGAAAAATTAGTTTTAGATGATATAAGTACAGGTGCATCTAATGACATTGAAAGAGCAACTAAAATTGCACGTGATATGGTAACTCATTATGGTATGAGTGATAAACTTGGACCTATGACTTATGGAAAAGATGATAGTCAAGTATTCCTTGGTAAAGATATAGGTAGAAGTAAGGATTACAGTGAGGAAGTAGCTTCTGAAATTGATCATGAAATGAGAAGAATAGTAGAAGAAGCATATGAAAGAGCTGTGAATATCCTTACAGAAAATATAGATAAGCTTCATGAAGTAGCTCAAAAATTATTAGAACAAGAAACATTAAATAAGGATGAATTCAATTCTATCTTTGAAGAAAAGATAGAAAATCAAGAAGCTTATGATGAAGAAAGTAAAATTGATATAAAGAATGAAAATATCGGAGAACAAAATATAGAAGATAAAATAGTTGAAGAAGATAAAGATATTGATAAAGAAGAATAA
- a CDS encoding DUF3870 domain-containing protein, with translation MYKNQVFLTGYAKLPEGITARELYGVVALAMTVDKCTGEILDVEPTLSTYLGRTFVKELLVGEKISDLNQLEMKVKKHYFGSAKKAILTTIKMCHKNFSKINGKLV, from the coding sequence TTGTATAAAAATCAAGTCTTTTTAACAGGTTATGCTAAACTTCCTGAGGGAATTACTGCAAGAGAATTATATGGAGTAGTAGCACTTGCAATGACAGTAGATAAATGCACAGGAGAAATATTAGATGTTGAGCCAACATTGTCTACTTATCTTGGAAGAACATTTGTAAAAGAACTATTAGTAGGTGAAAAAATAAGTGATTTAAATCAATTAGAAATGAAGGTAAAAAAACATTATTTTGGTTCTGCAAAAAAAGCTATTTTAACAACTATAAAAATGTGTCATAAGAATTTTAGTAAAATAAATGGTAAATTAGTATAA
- a CDS encoding acetyl-CoA hydrolase/transferase family protein, with the protein MIENRLRNEELKKRIMEASEAAKFFKKGMTVGTSGFTPAGYPKAVPLAIAERKENGEDLELTIITGASVGDELDGALARSGVLKRRYPYQTNKDSRNGINDSKIEYADMHLSHTPQWVKYGFFGNIDIALVEAVAIREDGGIIPSTSVGNSNVFIEKADKVIVEINTSQPLSLEGIHDIYSPKNPPNREPIPITQTEEKIGTGYIPCDLEKIVAIVITDKKDRTRPVAPIDDTSKKISGNLINFLKKEVEENRLPKDLLPLQSGVGSVANAVLGGLVDSDFENLKIYSEVIQDSALDLLDSGKVVFASGTSLTVSPDRLDDFYQNFNKYRDKVILRPQEISNNPEVIRRLGIIAMNTAIEVDIYGNVNSTNIMGSRMMNGIGGSGDFTRNAYLSIFTTESIAKNGDISSIVPMVSHHDHTEHDVHVIVTEQGVADLRGLSPRERAKVIIENCAHPDYKEKLHEYYNEAFDTCKHKHTPHCIEKSLSWHAKFLKEGSMK; encoded by the coding sequence TTGATAGAAAATAGATTGAGAAATGAAGAACTTAAAAAAAGGATAATGGAAGCAAGTGAAGCTGCAAAATTTTTTAAAAAAGGTATGACAGTAGGAACTAGTGGATTTACACCTGCTGGCTATCCAAAAGCAGTACCTCTTGCCATAGCTGAAAGAAAAGAAAATGGAGAAGATTTAGAGCTAACTATAATAACTGGTGCATCTGTAGGAGATGAGCTAGATGGAGCACTTGCCCGTTCGGGAGTACTTAAGAGGAGATATCCTTATCAAACTAATAAAGATTCTAGAAATGGTATAAATGATAGCAAAATAGAATATGCTGATATGCATTTAAGCCACACACCACAATGGGTTAAGTATGGTTTTTTTGGAAATATAGATATAGCTTTGGTAGAGGCTGTTGCTATAAGAGAAGATGGAGGTATAATTCCTTCTACATCAGTAGGTAATTCTAATGTATTTATAGAAAAGGCTGATAAAGTAATAGTAGAAATAAATACTAGTCAACCTCTATCACTTGAAGGGATACATGATATATATTCTCCAAAAAACCCACCAAATAGAGAGCCTATTCCTATAACACAGACAGAGGAAAAAATAGGTACAGGTTATATACCATGTGATCTAGAAAAAATAGTTGCAATTGTTATCACTGATAAAAAAGATAGGACTCGTCCTGTAGCACCTATTGATGATACATCTAAGAAAATTTCAGGTAACCTTATAAACTTTTTAAAGAAAGAAGTTGAAGAAAATAGATTACCAAAAGATTTATTACCATTACAATCAGGAGTAGGGAGTGTAGCAAATGCTGTACTAGGAGGTCTTGTGGATTCTGATTTTGAAAATCTTAAAATTTACTCAGAAGTAATTCAAGATTCTGCACTTGATTTACTTGACTCAGGTAAAGTGGTATTTGCATCTGGAACTTCATTAACAGTATCACCAGATAGATTAGATGATTTTTATCAAAATTTTAATAAGTATAGAGATAAAGTAATACTTAGACCACAAGAGATAAGTAATAACCCAGAAGTAATAAGAAGACTTGGAATAATAGCAATGAATACAGCTATAGAAGTTGATATATATGGAAATGTAAATTCTACTAATATAATGGGATCTAGAATGATGAATGGAATAGGTGGTTCTGGAGATTTTACAAGAAATGCATATTTATCAATATTTACAACTGAATCTATTGCAAAAAATGGAGATATTTCATCAATAGTACCTATGGTATCTCATCATGATCATACAGAACATGATGTTCATGTAATAGTAACAGAACAAGGTGTAGCAGATTTGAGAGGATTAAGCCCTAGAGAAAGAGCTAAGGTAATAATTGAAAATTGTGCACATCCAGATTACAAAGAAAAACTTCATGAGTATTATAATGAAGCATTTGATACTTGTAAACATAAACATACACCTCATTGTATTGAGAAATCGTTATCATGGCATGCAAAATTTCTGAAAGAAGGTAGTATGAAGTAA
- a CDS encoding acyl-CoA mutase large subunit family protein has product MKDSREKWEESTLDKALSRFPERKEEFKSGSGLEVERLYTPLDIDGLNYNEDLGFPGQFPYTRGVQPTMYRGRLWTMRMYAGFATAEESNKRYKYLVEQGSTGLSVAFDLPTQIGYDSDHSLSQGEVGKVGVAIDSLKDMELLFDGIPLDKVSTSMTINAPAAVLLAMYIAVAEKQGVSEEKLRGTIQNDILKEYIARGTYIFPTEPSMRLITNIFEYCSKNVPKWNTISISGYHIREAGSTAAQEVGFTIADGIAYVDAAIKAGLDVDSFAPRLSFFFNAHNDLLEEVAKYRAARRLWARIMKERYNAKNPKSMMLKFHTQTGGSTLTAQQPENNIVRVAIQTLAAVLGGTQSLHTNSKDEALALPSEKSVRTALRTQQIVAHESGVTDTIDPLAGSYFVEAKTDEIEKKAMEYIEKIDEIGGAPKAIDMGYIQKEIMDAAYRYQKSIESGEQIVVGMNKFQSEEEPVKDLLKVDPKVGEMQVEKINQLKVERNNDEVESKLKALRNACESDENVMPYIIDAVKEYATLGEICGVMREVFGEYEQAVML; this is encoded by the coding sequence ATGAAGGATTCAAGAGAGAAGTGGGAAGAGAGTACTTTAGACAAAGCTTTATCTCGTTTCCCAGAAAGAAAAGAAGAGTTTAAAAGTGGTTCAGGTCTTGAAGTAGAAAGACTTTACACTCCACTTGATATTGATGGATTAAACTACAATGAAGATTTAGGTTTTCCTGGTCAATTTCCTTATACTAGAGGTGTTCAACCTACAATGTATAGAGGAAGATTATGGACAATGAGAATGTATGCAGGCTTTGCTACAGCTGAAGAATCAAATAAAAGATATAAATATTTAGTTGAACAAGGTTCTACTGGACTTTCTGTTGCATTTGATTTACCAACTCAAATTGGATATGATTCTGATCATTCATTATCTCAAGGGGAAGTTGGAAAGGTTGGAGTTGCAATTGATTCACTTAAAGATATGGAATTATTATTTGATGGCATACCTTTAGATAAAGTAAGTACATCTATGACTATAAATGCTCCAGCTGCAGTATTACTTGCTATGTATATAGCAGTAGCAGAAAAGCAAGGTGTATCAGAAGAGAAACTTAGAGGGACTATACAAAATGATATATTGAAAGAATATATAGCTCGTGGAACTTATATTTTCCCAACAGAGCCATCTATGAGGCTTATAACTAATATTTTTGAATATTGTTCAAAAAATGTGCCTAAATGGAACACAATAAGTATTTCAGGTTACCATATAAGAGAAGCAGGATCTACTGCAGCTCAAGAAGTAGGATTTACTATAGCTGATGGAATCGCATATGTAGATGCTGCTATAAAAGCAGGATTAGATGTTGATTCATTTGCACCAAGATTATCATTTTTCTTTAATGCACATAATGACTTACTTGAAGAAGTGGCTAAGTATAGAGCAGCTAGAAGATTATGGGCAAGAATAATGAAAGAAAGATATAATGCTAAAAATCCTAAATCAATGATGCTTAAATTCCATACTCAAACAGGAGGGTCAACTCTTACAGCTCAACAGCCTGAAAATAATATTGTTCGTGTTGCTATTCAAACACTTGCAGCTGTACTTGGGGGTACTCAATCACTTCATACAAATTCTAAAGATGAAGCATTAGCACTTCCTTCAGAAAAATCTGTAAGAACAGCTTTAAGAACACAGCAAATAGTTGCTCATGAAAGTGGAGTAACTGATACTATAGATCCACTGGCTGGTTCATACTTTGTAGAAGCTAAAACTGATGAAATTGAAAAGAAAGCTATGGAATATATTGAAAAAATAGATGAAATAGGTGGAGCACCAAAAGCAATTGATATGGGTTATATTCAAAAAGAAATAATGGATGCTGCATATAGATATCAAAAATCAATAGAATCAGGAGAACAAATAGTAGTAGGAATGAATAAATTCCAATCAGAAGAAGAACCAGTAAAAGATTTACTAAAAGTAGATCCTAAAGTTGGAGAAATGCAAGTTGAAAAAATAAATCAACTTAAAGTAGAAAGAAATAATGATGAAGTTGAGTCTAAATTAAAAGCTTTAAGAAATGCATGTGAATCAGATGAAAATGTTATGCCATATATAATAGATGCTGTAAAAGAATATGCTACATTAGGAGAAATATGTGGAGTAATGAGAGAAGTATTTGGAGAATATGAGCAAGCAGTAATGTTATAA
- a CDS encoding cobalamin B12-binding domain-containing protein produces MDRPIRVLVAKPGLDGHDRGAKVIARALRDAGMEVIYTGLRQTPEQIVASAIQEDVDVVALSILSGAHNHLFPKVVELLKAEGAEDILIIGGGVIPEDDIPELKKAGIEEVFTPGTPTTTTIEFIKNNLKK; encoded by the coding sequence ATGGATAGACCTATTAGAGTATTAGTTGCTAAACCAGGATTAGATGGTCATGATAGAGGGGCAAAAGTTATTGCAAGAGCTTTGAGAGATGCAGGTATGGAAGTAATTTATACAGGACTTAGACAAACCCCAGAACAAATAGTGGCATCAGCAATACAAGAAGATGTTGATGTTGTAGCGTTAAGTATATTATCAGGTGCACATAATCATTTATTCCCTAAGGTAGTTGAATTATTGAAAGCAGAAGGTGCAGAAGATATACTTATTATTGGAGGAGGAGTTATTCCAGAAGATGATATACCAGAACTTAAAAAAGCAGGTATAGAAGAAGTATTTACACCTGGAACACCTACTACTACTACAATTGAATTTATAAAAAATAACTTAAAGAAGTAA
- the meaB gene encoding methylmalonyl Co-A mutase-associated GTPase MeaB, whose product MLILDLVKKLLEGDKRACARAITKAENNEKGALEILKEIYKYTGNAHIVGITGPPGGGKSTLTYRLSKELSDKGKKVGIIAIDPTSPFTGGSILGDRIRMNKLSTDPNVFIRSMGTRGHLGGLSKATYGAIKIFDAFGCDYIFIETVGVGQSEVDIVKTADTVVMVMVPGLGDDIQAIKAGIMEIADIFAINKSDLDGAERTTGEIKMMVEMDNSDKKPPILNVIASQNEGIEDLVKEIICHKEYLVSSGELEGKRTERLRSEIIDLVEQEIKSRIFNDRDIYNLLDNILKDVYNKEVDPYSAKDELFNAII is encoded by the coding sequence GTGCTAATATTGGATTTGGTAAAGAAATTACTTGAAGGAGATAAAAGAGCCTGTGCTAGAGCTATTACTAAAGCTGAAAATAATGAAAAAGGAGCTTTAGAAATTTTAAAAGAAATATATAAATACACAGGAAATGCTCATATTGTAGGAATTACAGGACCACCTGGTGGAGGAAAATCAACACTTACTTATAGATTGAGTAAAGAATTAAGTGATAAGGGTAAAAAAGTGGGGATCATTGCTATAGATCCCACTAGTCCTTTCACTGGTGGTTCAATATTAGGAGACAGAATAAGAATGAATAAATTATCAACTGATCCTAATGTATTTATAAGGAGTATGGGAACAAGAGGACATTTAGGTGGACTTTCAAAAGCGACATATGGAGCTATAAAAATATTTGATGCTTTTGGATGTGACTATATTTTCATTGAAACTGTAGGCGTAGGACAATCTGAAGTTGATATAGTTAAAACAGCGGATACAGTTGTGATGGTTATGGTGCCAGGACTTGGAGATGATATTCAAGCTATAAAGGCAGGTATAATGGAAATTGCAGATATTTTTGCTATAAATAAAAGTGATTTAGATGGAGCAGAGAGAACTACAGGGGAAATAAAGATGATGGTGGAAATGGATAATTCTGATAAAAAACCACCTATATTAAATGTTATAGCAAGTCAAAATGAAGGAATAGAAGATTTAGTGAAAGAAATTATCTGTCATAAAGAATACTTAGTATCATCTGGGGAATTAGAAGGCAAGAGAACGGAGAGACTGAGATCTGAGATAATAGATTTAGTTGAACAAGAGATTAAGTCTAGAATATTTAATGATAGAGATATATATAATCTTTTAGACAATATATTAAAAGATGTATACAATAAAGAAGTGGATCCTTATAGTGCTAAGGATGAATTATTTAATGCTATTATTTAA
- the mce gene encoding methylmalonyl-CoA epimerase, translating into MVGKVDHIGIAVKDLEETLKFYTDVLGMDLQGTETVEEQKVKVAFLPIGDTEMELLESTDKDGPIAKYIEKKGQGVQHIAYRVDDIEKAIEEMKEKGIRMIDEKPRYGAGGAKIAFLHPKSTHGVLIELCQRD; encoded by the coding sequence ATGGTAGGTAAAGTAGATCATATAGGTATAGCTGTAAAAGATTTAGAAGAAACATTAAAGTTTTATACAGATGTTTTAGGTATGGATTTACAAGGCACAGAAACTGTAGAGGAACAAAAGGTAAAAGTTGCATTTTTACCTATAGGTGATACAGAAATGGAGTTATTAGAATCTACAGATAAAGATGGTCCTATAGCAAAATATATTGAGAAAAAGGGTCAAGGGGTTCAACATATAGCTTACAGAGTAGATGATATAGAAAAAGCTATAGAAGAAATGAAAGAAAAAGGTATAAGAATGATTGATGAAAAACCAAGATATGGTGCTGGTGGAGCAAAAATAGCATTTTTACATCCAAAAAGTACTCATGGTGTATTGATAGAATTATGCCAAAGAGATTAA
- a CDS encoding acyl-CoA carboxylase subunit beta: MSNKRVEELRQRKENIRLGGGEKSIEKQHAKGKMTARERIEYLLDDGSFIEIDAFIEHRCTNFGMEKKKAPGEGVVTGYGTINGRLIYVFAQDFTVIGGSLGEMHAAKICKVQEMAIKVGAPLIGINDSGGARIQEGVDALFGYGNIFYNNTKASGVIPQISVIMGPCAGGAVYSPALTDFIFMVDNTSKMFITGPQVIKTVTGEEVSAEELGGAMTHNSTSGVAHFINNTEEETLDNIKTLLSFLPSNNLEDAPSFESQDDINRIEEKLNEIIPENPNKPYDMKDIISILGDNGEFLEVQPYYAQNIMTGFMRLNGRSVGIIANQPKVLAGCLDINASDKAARFIRTCDAFNIPLLTLVDVPGFLPGTGQEYGGIIRHGAKMLYAYSEATVPKVTVILRKAYGGAYIAMCSRHLKSDFVLAWPSAEIAVMGPEGAANIIFRKEIKNSEDAIKTRSEKIGEYRDTVANPYVAASRGYIDDVIEPQLTRPRIINAFDMLASKREEMPAKKHGNLPL, translated from the coding sequence ATGTCTAATAAAAGAGTAGAAGAATTACGCCAAAGAAAAGAAAATATAAGACTTGGCGGTGGAGAAAAAAGTATTGAAAAGCAACATGCAAAAGGTAAAATGACTGCAAGAGAAAGAATAGAATATTTATTAGATGATGGTAGTTTTATTGAAATAGATGCGTTTATTGAACATAGATGTACTAATTTTGGTATGGAAAAGAAAAAGGCCCCTGGTGAAGGTGTCGTTACAGGATATGGAACTATCAATGGAAGATTAATATATGTATTTGCTCAAGATTTCACTGTAATAGGTGGTTCACTTGGTGAAATGCATGCAGCAAAAATTTGTAAAGTACAAGAGATGGCAATTAAAGTAGGAGCTCCTTTAATTGGTATAAATGATTCTGGTGGAGCAAGAATACAAGAAGGGGTAGATGCACTTTTTGGATATGGAAATATATTCTATAATAACACGAAAGCTTCAGGTGTAATACCTCAGATATCAGTTATAATGGGTCCATGTGCAGGTGGAGCAGTATACTCTCCAGCTTTAACTGACTTTATATTTATGGTAGATAATACAAGTAAAATGTTTATAACTGGTCCTCAAGTTATAAAGACAGTTACAGGAGAAGAAGTTTCAGCTGAAGAACTAGGTGGAGCTATGACACATAATAGTACTAGTGGTGTGGCACATTTTATAAATAATACAGAAGAAGAAACATTAGATAATATCAAGACATTACTTAGTTTCTTACCTTCTAATAATTTAGAAGATGCTCCAAGTTTTGAATCACAAGATGACATAAATCGTATAGAAGAAAAATTAAATGAGATAATACCAGAAAATCCAAATAAGCCTTATGATATGAAGGATATAATATCTATATTAGGAGATAATGGTGAGTTTTTAGAAGTACAACCATATTATGCACAAAACATAATGACAGGATTTATGAGACTAAATGGTAGATCAGTAGGTATAATAGCTAATCAACCAAAAGTTTTAGCAGGATGTTTAGATATAAATGCTTCAGACAAGGCAGCAAGATTTATAAGAACTTGTGACGCATTTAACATCCCACTTCTAACTCTTGTAGATGTGCCAGGATTTTTACCAGGAACAGGGCAAGAATATGGTGGAATTATAAGACATGGAGCTAAAATGTTATATGCATATTCTGAAGCTACAGTACCAAAAGTTACTGTAATATTAAGAAAAGCTTATGGTGGAGCATATATTGCAATGTGTTCAAGACATCTTAAATCAGATTTTGTACTTGCTTGGCCTAGTGCAGAAATAGCAGTAATGGGTCCAGAAGGTGCAGCAAATATAATCTTTAGAAAAGAAATAAAAAATTCAGAAGATGCTATAAAAACAAGAAGTGAGAAAATAGGTGAATATAGAGATACTGTAGCAAATCCTTATGTGGCAGCATCTAGAGGATATATTGATGATGTAATAGAACCTCAATTAACTAGACCAAGAATAATAAATGCTTTTGATATGTTAGCAAGTAAAAGAGAAGAAATGCCAGCTAAGAAGCATGGTAATCTTCCGTTATAA
- a CDS encoding OadG family protein: protein MNLQDGVNLSEGLIVTLFSMGIVFLTLIIISFILGGFKAIFYKDDSKKTSVQKETPPIGDNAIVEDTEEIVDNDEEIVAVIAAAIAAHTGSRVENINIKNIRRIQQTSPIWMKAGRERAVYNKISKMK, encoded by the coding sequence ATGAATTTACAAGATGGAGTTAATCTTTCAGAAGGATTAATAGTGACTCTATTTAGTATGGGTATAGTATTTCTCACACTTATCATTATCTCTTTTATATTAGGTGGGTTTAAAGCAATATTTTATAAAGATGATTCTAAAAAGACATCTGTTCAAAAGGAAACCCCTCCTATTGGAGACAATGCAATTGTAGAGGATACAGAAGAAATAGTTGATAATGATGAAGAAATAGTAGCAGTTATTGCAGCAGCAATAGCAGCACATACTGGAAGTAGAGTAGAGAATATAAATATAAAGAATATAAGAAGAATTCAACAAACTTCTCCAATATGGATGAAGGCGGGAAGAGAAAGAGCAGTATATAATAAGATAAGTAAAATGAAATAA
- a CDS encoding biotin/lipoyl-containing protein, protein MKKYNISVNGNTYEVEVEEVGASASESRPSQVTTQVKRPEPSPAPQPKKQEKPKASTPKAVPQGAETVSAPMPGSVLDIKVSEGDSVSEGDVLLILEAMKMENEIVAPRSGKVAAVNTSKGASVNSGDALISLE, encoded by the coding sequence ATGAAAAAATATAATATATCTGTTAATGGAAATACTTACGAGGTTGAAGTAGAAGAAGTAGGAGCAAGTGCAAGTGAGTCAAGACCTAGTCAAGTTACTACACAAGTTAAAAGACCAGAACCATCTCCAGCACCACAACCTAAAAAACAAGAAAAACCAAAAGCTTCTACACCAAAAGCTGTACCACAAGGTGCAGAGACAGTTAGTGCACCTATGCCTGGTTCAGTATTAGATATAAAAGTATCAGAAGGGGATAGTGTTTCTGAAGGAGATGTTTTATTAATACTTGAAGCTATGAAAATGGAAAATGAAATAGTAGCACCAAGAAGTGGAAAAGTTGCAGCAGTAAATACTTCTAAGGGAGCATCTGTTAATTCAGGAGACGCATTAATATCCTTAGAATAA
- a CDS encoding sodium ion-translocating decarboxylase subunit beta, with translation MDILLEFWESTGFAAMTLGEFVMIGIALTFLYLAIKKGYEPYLLIPIAFGMLLVNMPLAGLMDKGGLLYYIYQGTELGIYPPLIFLCVGAGTDFGPLIANPKSLLLGAAAQFGIFFTFLGALFLNKFVDLVSFSGPEAASVAIIGGADGPTALFLTSKLAPDLLGPIAIAAYSYMALVPIIQPPIMKALTTKEQRQVKMEQLRPVSKTEKVLFPIVVSLFTILLLPSAAALIGMLMLGNLIRESGVVPKLTETTQNSLMYIVTILLGITVGAKAKAELFLTAETLSIIALGLVAFSVGTATGVLFGRVMYKLSGGKINPIIGAAGVSAVPMAARVAQKVGQKENPSNFLLMHAMGPNVAGVIGSAVAAGLLLMFFG, from the coding sequence ATGGATATTTTACTCGAATTTTGGGAGAGTACCGGCTTTGCAGCTATGACTCTTGGAGAATTTGTTATGATAGGTATAGCATTAACATTTCTATATCTAGCTATTAAAAAAGGATATGAGCCTTATTTATTGATACCCATAGCGTTCGGTATGTTACTTGTAAATATGCCACTTGCAGGACTTATGGATAAAGGGGGACTCTTATACTATATTTACCAAGGAACAGAACTTGGAATTTATCCTCCTCTTATTTTTCTATGCGTAGGAGCAGGAACAGACTTTGGTCCTTTAATTGCTAATCCTAAAAGTTTATTACTTGGAGCGGCGGCGCAATTTGGTATATTCTTTACGTTTTTAGGGGCTCTATTTTTAAATAAATTTGTAGATTTAGTTAGTTTTTCAGGACCGGAAGCAGCATCAGTTGCTATTATAGGAGGAGCGGATGGACCTACAGCCCTATTTTTAACATCAAAACTTGCACCAGATTTATTAGGTCCTATTGCAATAGCTGCTTATTCATATATGGCATTAGTACCTATAATACAACCACCTATAATGAAAGCACTTACTACAAAAGAACAAAGACAAGTGAAAATGGAACAACTAAGACCAGTTTCAAAAACTGAAAAGGTATTATTTCCTATAGTTGTATCATTATTTACAATATTATTATTACCATCAGCAGCAGCTTTAATTGGTATGTTAATGTTAGGTAACTTAATAAGAGAATCTGGAGTAGTTCCAAAACTAACAGAGACAACTCAAAATTCACTTATGTATATAGTGACAATATTACTTGGAATTACAGTTGGAGCAAAAGCTAAGGCAGAATTATTCTTAACAGCTGAAACTTTAAGTATCATTGCTCTGGGTCTTGTTGCTTTTTCAGTAGGAACAGCAACTGGAGTATTATTTGGTCGTGTAATGTATAAATTAAGTGGAGGAAAAATCAATCCTATAATTGGAGCGGCAGGAGTATCAGCAGTACCAATGGCTGCAAGAGTTGCACAAAAAGTTGGACAAAAAGAAAATCCTTCTAACTTTTTATTGATGCATGCTATGGGGCCTAATGTAGCGGGAGTAATAGGCTCAGCAGTAGCAGCAGGATTATTATTAATGTTCTTTGGATAA